The following proteins are encoded in a genomic region of Nitrospirota bacterium:
- a CDS encoding SDR family NAD(P)-dependent oxidoreductase, with amino-acid sequence MDVNLSGKNVLVTGAGGFIGSHLTENLVRKGCHVKALVHYNATGNIANLNYIDKNVIPEVEIVFGDIQDGNFCDKLTQGIDIVFHLAALIGIPYSYVAPLSYIQTNIMGTVNLLNSGLRNNIEHFLHTSTSEVYGTAIYKPIDEKHPLQGQSPYSATKIGADKLVESYCRSFDLNATTMRPFNTFGPRQSRRAVIPTIISQALHSDKIHIGSLDPKRDLTYVLDTVNAYIKAAGRKDLKGETIHFGTGKFYSIGEIIDIISKILNRKFEIVEEKQRIRPEKSEVGELLCDNSKAKDMLNWGPQFSLEEGLKEVIMFFEKYQIEYSNKYFI; translated from the coding sequence ATGGACGTTAATTTGTCAGGGAAAAACGTTTTAGTTACCGGAGCGGGAGGATTTATAGGAAGTCACTTGACGGAAAATTTAGTCAGAAAAGGTTGTCACGTTAAAGCGTTGGTGCATTATAATGCTACGGGTAATATCGCCAATTTAAATTATATTGATAAAAATGTCATTCCTGAAGTTGAAATTGTATTCGGAGACATTCAGGATGGGAACTTTTGCGACAAACTGACGCAAGGCATTGACATAGTATTTCATCTTGCCGCTTTAATCGGAATTCCTTATTCATATGTAGCGCCTTTAAGTTATATTCAGACCAATATAATGGGAACCGTTAATTTGCTGAATTCAGGTCTCAGGAACAATATAGAACATTTTTTGCACACTTCCACCAGTGAAGTATATGGCACAGCCATTTACAAACCGATTGACGAAAAACATCCTTTGCAAGGTCAATCTCCTTATTCTGCTACCAAGATAGGGGCTGACAAACTGGTTGAAAGCTATTGCAGGTCCTTTGATCTGAATGCCACCACTATGAGACCCTTCAACACATTCGGCCCCAGACAATCAAGGCGGGCAGTTATCCCGACGATCATCTCACAGGCGCTTCACTCAGATAAAATACATATTGGTTCTTTAGACCCCAAGCGGGACCTTACATATGTTCTGGATACTGTCAATGCCTACATAAAAGCTGCCGGCAGAAAGGACTTAAAAGGTGAAACAATTCATTTTGGGACAGGAAAGTTTTACTCGATAGGAGAGATCATAGATATAATTTCCAAAATACTCAACAGAAAATTTGAGATAGTTGAAGAAAAGCAGAGGATAAGACCTGAAAAAAGCGAGGTTGGGGAATTGCTTTGTGATAATTCTAAAGCTAAGGATATGTTAAATTGGGGACCGCAGTTCAGTCTTGAAGAAGGACTGAAAGAAGTAATAATGTTTTTTGAAAAATACCAAATAGAATATTCCAATAAATATTTTATTTAA